A window from Candidatus Tanganyikabacteria bacterium encodes these proteins:
- a CDS encoding tyrosine-type recombinase/integrase, translating to MAEGRHFRFTKAAIDRLAADPGGKRLTYWDSEVKGLALQVTPKGAKSFYTVRRVRGGGPEWVRIGPFPEITVEQARQAGRETTAKLAAGRSVATQRREERADYTFLELFTWWIDLPGKQGPKSAAYKRNCLAQLDSYLKPIAGRKARTLTRQEIRHLHEAIGRNHGPYAANRTLATVRSVINKSIAHERFSGENPATRIETFPEVSRERRLLPGEVARFLEAVAAEPNADIRDYVLLSLFTGARKSNVLAMRWAQIDLDGGIWHLPTTKNGKPQVIPLGPEELAILHTRRQGGGGDILPPAHNRTLAQKLPKPGNGASSDVCIPFGRPRTVARHPEWVFPSASASGHLAEPKKGWRRILERAQITDLHLHDLRRTLGSFMADAGVATATIGKALNHLSPAATAIYARLSIDPIRQAKEQAVALMLGDRR from the coding sequence ATGGCAGAAGGTCGGCATTTTCGGTTCACAAAGGCCGCGATCGACAGGCTGGCGGCCGATCCAGGTGGGAAACGCCTGACTTACTGGGACTCCGAGGTCAAGGGGCTGGCCCTGCAAGTGACGCCGAAGGGCGCCAAGAGCTTCTACACCGTCCGGCGCGTGCGGGGTGGCGGGCCGGAGTGGGTCCGCATCGGCCCGTTCCCCGAGATCACCGTGGAGCAGGCCCGGCAGGCGGGGCGGGAAACGACCGCCAAGCTGGCCGCGGGGCGCAGCGTGGCGACCCAGCGGCGCGAGGAGCGAGCGGATTATACCTTCCTGGAGCTGTTCACCTGGTGGATCGACCTGCCGGGCAAGCAGGGACCCAAGAGCGCGGCCTACAAGCGCAATTGCCTTGCCCAGCTAGACAGCTACCTCAAGCCGATCGCCGGCCGGAAGGCCCGCACGCTCACCCGGCAAGAGATCCGGCACCTGCACGAGGCGATCGGTCGCAATCACGGACCGTATGCGGCAAACCGGACGCTCGCGACCGTCCGCAGCGTGATCAACAAGTCCATCGCGCATGAGCGGTTCAGCGGCGAGAACCCCGCAACGCGGATCGAGACCTTCCCCGAGGTGTCCCGCGAGCGCCGGCTCCTGCCGGGCGAGGTGGCACGGTTCCTGGAGGCCGTCGCCGCCGAGCCGAACGCCGACATAAGGGACTACGTGCTCCTGAGCCTGTTCACGGGCGCGCGCAAGAGCAACGTTCTGGCCATGCGGTGGGCTCAGATCGACCTGGACGGCGGGATCTGGCACCTGCCGACGACCAAGAACGGCAAGCCGCAGGTGATCCCGCTCGGCCCCGAGGAACTTGCGATACTACATACACGCCGACAGGGGGGCGGGGGGGATATTCTACCCCCCGCTCACAACCGCACACTTGCACAGAAACTGCCGAAACCGGGTAATGGCGCCAGCTCGGATGTGTGCATACCTTTCGGGCGCCCGCGCACAGTTGCACGGCATCCCGAGTGGGTGTTCCCCTCCGCCAGCGCAAGCGGCCACCTGGCCGAGCCCAAGAAAGGCTGGCGCCGGATCCTGGAGCGGGCGCAGATCACGGACCTGCACCTGCACGACCTGCGCCGGACGCTTGGGAGCTTCATGGCCGATGCCGGCGTGGCGACGGCGACCATCGGCAAGGCTCTGAACCACCTGAGCCCCGCCGCGACGGCGATTTACGCCAGGCTGTCGATCGACCCGATTCGCCAGGCCAAGGAGCAGGCTGTTGCGCTGATGCTGGGGGACCGGCGATGA